The stretch of DNA CTTTGGGTGCAATTAATCAAAGGTTCTGTGGAAGTAAACGGGCAAAAACTTGAAGCGGGAGATGCCGCTTCCGCGGTGGACATCACGGCGGCTGATTTTAAATCAAGTGCCGACAGCGAAATGATTCTTTTTGATTTGCCATAACCCTTCCCCAAAAAATCCCGGTCGGAACTCTGACCGGGATTTTTATATTTAAAGCGCTTGGCCATTAGAAGCGTGAGCCCCACCATCCACCGGCAAATTAACACCGGTAATGAAATGGGCATCCTCACTTGCCAACAAATAAACGGCACTAGCAATATCCTCAGGCATTCCGTAACGCCCCATCGGAATACGGTCCACCATATCTTTAACCAGCTCTTTATCCTTAAACATATCCGCCGTTAAATCAGTCTTCGTAAACGTGGGGCAAATTGCATTCACGCGAACACCCTCTTTACCGTGATCAATGGCCATCGCCCGGGTTAAATTGGTGATCGCTCCTTTGGCGGCGTTATAAGCAGCCGCTTCAGGATCACCGCCTAAGCCTGACAAAGAAGAAATATTAATGATGTTTCCTTTTGATTTCTTCAAATACGGCAGACACGCGCGAGACATGTAAAAGACTCCGTCCACATCTGTATCCATGACTTTACGCCACTGCTCGGTCGGAGTTTCAGAAATTGTTCCTTCATAATAAATGCCTGCGTTATTAACCAAGACATCAATGTGATCAAATTTTTGCATGACTTGTTTTACAAAACTTTCCACCAGACCTTCACGCGATACATCCGTTTCTGCAAGCAAGATGCTATCGGGTGGATAATCAGCAAATGCTTTTTTAAGCTTACCAAAGTCTTTATCACATACCGCGACTTTGGCGCCTTCTTTTAAAAATCTTTTAGCGGTGGCTTCGCCTATCCCTGAACCCGCTCCCGTAACAATAACGACTCTTCCTTTTGCCATGATATACTCCTTTGCTTCGATACTTATTCTCCGGGGGTTTTATCGAACCACAAAGGATGACGGAAAATTTCTCAGTGCTTTTTGCAGGAATACATCGGCCCCCTATGTTGTGTCGCAAGAAGGTCAATAGACACTTAAGACAAATAGCAGTAAGATGAAATTTCGGAGCAGCCATGAAAAGTCTTAGCGATACTTCAATTTCCGTTCTTGATCTGGTTCCTTATCCGCAAGGAAAAACAATTTCCGATGCATTTAGAAACACCTTAGAACTTTCGCAGAAAGCAGAAGCGTTGGGATATAAAAGATATTGGATGGCGGAACACCATAATCTTGAAGGCATTGCCAGTGCGGCGACATCCATTTTGATCGGCTATGTGGCGGCTCACACGAAAACCATTCGCGTGGGTTCCGGTGGTATCATGCTTCCTAATCACGCGCCTTTAGTGATTGCTGAACAATTCGGAACCTTAGAAACACTCTATCCGGGCCGCATTGATTTAGGTTTGGGGCGTGCTCCTGGGAGTGATGCTTCGACCATGCGAGCTTTGCGCCGCGACCACGGGGCTCGAGGTGTAGATTTTGGTGAGTTGATTGAAGAGCTTGTGGGATATTTTGCTCCCGCGCGGCCCGATCAAAAAGTAAAAGCCATCCCCGGAAATGGTTTAGAAATTCCTATTTGGATTTTAGGTTCAAGTCTTTTCAGTGCTCAACTTGCGGCGCGCCTAGGAAGGCCCTATGCATTTGCTGGGCACTTTGCTCCGGGCGCGATGGAAGAAGCTTTTGAGCTTTATCGACATCAGTTTTTGCCGTCGCATTATTTGAACAAACCTTACACGATGGCCGGCATTTCAATTGTCGCCGCCGACACCAATGAACACGCGGAATACCTCTCTACAAGTTTGAAACAACGATTTGTAAGTCTGATCCGCGGAAACCTTCGACAAACACCACCACCGGTTAAAGACATGCGACCTTTTTGGACGGTTCAAGAAGAAGCCACAGTGCAGTCAATGTCTAGAACAATGATCGTCGGTGACAAAGAAACCGTTCGTCGCAAGATGCAGGACTTTATTGATAGCACGCAAGTAGATGAACTTATGATTACGTCGGACGTTTATGAGCACAGCGAACGCCTGCACTCATTTGAAATTATCGCCGACGCTAAGAAATCTGCGCTTTAACTATTTACCTAGGCGATAGGGTTCTAGGTGTTCTTTTAAAGCCGCATGCAGGGATTGTAAAAGCTTGCGATCTCTAAAGACCTTTCCCATTCCATAAGCTCCTTCTTGCGCCATTACAATATATTGAGCCATTTGCTGGCTATTTAGGTTTTTTTTGAGATAGCCCTCTGATTTCCCGCGTTCCAAATGCTCGCGAGTGCCTTCGATCCAGGCACCTAACACCGAGCTAAGAATTTCGCGGAATTTCGGATCCACCGTCGACATTTCTTGGCAAAGATTATTTAAGGGGCATCCACAGGCCATAAACTCATCCGGGATTTCGACAATGTTCTTTTTAAAACAATGTAAAATCCCTTGGACTGGATCCTTATAAACCCGTAAAGGCTTAATCCAACGCTCTTCCATCATATCGCGCAAGTATTCATTAGCTAAGACATAGCCCAATTCTTTTTTCGAAGGGAAGTGGTGAAAAAACGCGCCTTTGGTCATTTTGGTCTTTGCCACAATTTGATCCACACTGACGGCCTGAAAACTGTTCATATAGATCTCAATAAAAGCCACGTCCAAAATTTGGGCGCGAGTCTTTTCCGAGTCACGTTTTACTAATCTTTCCATGAACTTAGATCCTTTTCATACCAATTGGTATTTAACAGATGCCTTCATATTATCACAGTACCGCCTAAAAACATATTGAGTTTTAAAAATAACATACCGTATAGTATGTAAAGAACCCTCACTTCAGAAAGAGTCAAATATGGAAAAAACTAAAGACATTGCAGTGAATCCAGAGTTGGACCTAGTGTTAGAACGTATTTTACCTGTAACTCGACAACAGGTTTTTAAAGCTTGGACTACGCCTTCTAGCTTCAAAAATTGGTTCTGCCCTCGCCCGTGGACTGTCTCAGAAGCAATTCAAGAACTTCATCCCGGTGGAGCCTTCATCACGACCATGCAATCTCCTGAAGGGCAATCTTTCCCGAACGATGGGTGTGTTCTGGAAGTGATCGAAAATGAAAAACTTGTATTTACCTCCACCATGACTCGTGGCTTTCGCCCCATCCAATCTCACCTCCCGTTTACGGCTGTTATAAAACTTGAAGACCATCCCCAAGGAACCAAGTACACGGCCATTGCCATTCACCAAGATGCTGCCGGCAGAAAGACTCACTCCGAAATGGGTTTTGAACAAGGCTGGGGTATGGTCATCGATCAAATGGTTGAAGAAATTAAAAAAGGTACCATATAAAAAGGAGCCCTTTATGAATAAGCTAACAATCTGTCTTGGCTACGACACCCAAGCTGAACAGGCCGTTAATTTTTACTGTTCCGTTTTTAAAGATGCGAAGATTCAAACAAAAACCATCGTTGGCGAAAATGAATTCGGCGGCCCTCCCGGCTCGGTGCGCACGATTTCTTTTTCAGCCATGGGACAAGATTTTATCGCGGTGAACGGGGGATCCTATTTTGCCAATCTTTTTAATGACGGCATGTCGTTTATGATTAATTGCGAAACTCAAGAGGAGATCGACTATTACTGGGATAAACTGACCGCCGACGGTGGAAAAGAAGTTCAGTGCGGATGGCTTAAAGACAAATTCGGCATGTCATGGCAAGTAGTTCCTGCCATGATGGCTCATCTAATGGCAGATCCTGATCAAAAGAAATCACAGCGGGTGATGCAAGAGGTTTTAAAAATGAAAAAACTTGATATCGCAACCTTAAAGAAAGCTTACCAAGGAAATTAGAACTCCGCTTAGCGGCCGTTTTAGGGCGGCCGCTAGTTTAACTTGGAATATTTCTTTTCCAGATCTTCGGCCAATTTATCTAAAACAAAACCCCAAGCATATTGATGAATGTCCTTAGATTTTTCATCTCTAAAGCCAGCATGGGTCACGCGCAATAAAACTTCATTTTCGACGTCATGCATTTCTATGCGCACCACGGTCTCAGCCCCTTCAGTTCCGCCCGCCCCGGTCACCCAAGTTAGTTCGATGAGCTGATTTTCGACTAATTTAAGAAATCGCCCGTAATGGGGATGACGAGATTCTTTATCCGCCCCTTCGGGCTTAAATGCGGTTTCAAAAAAGAAGGGTGCGTTTACTTCTACGTTCATTAGTACAGAACCTTTGGCCGCAAACCAAGTATCTAAACCACTAGTCCAAGCATGATACAAGATGGAGCGATTGAATTTAAACACCTTTTCACGGAAACACGCTAAAGGCCGATCACTTAAATCGGGCATGCATACTGTCTGCGCCATTCATCCTCCACCTATACAGGGTAGCGCATTTCCTTTCTAAAAACCAACCCCTCCGCCAATAAAGTCCAGGCACAACTATATAATCTAAAGCTATCGTTTATATAAAATAACGGTATTAGCATTTATATAGTTTAAATCCTATATTAAATCCATCACCAAGATTCATGAAAAAGGAGAAACACCATGATTCAAGTACGCAGAGCAAACGACAGAGGAAACGCCCAACACGGCTGGCTGAATTCTAAGCACACTTTTTCATTCGGCGAATACTATGATCGCGACTTCATGGGCTTTAGCGTATTGCGGGTGATTAACGAAGATCGCATTCAAGGCGGAACTGGTTTTGATACTCACGGCCATCGCGATATGGAAATCATCTCTTACGTGATTGAGGGAGCCCTTGAACACAAAGACTCTATGGGCAGCGATGTGGTCATTAAGCCTGGCGAAGTGCAACGCATGAGTGCCGGCACTGGCGTACGACATTCCGAGTACAATCACTTGCAAGATCAAGCGACACATTTTTTACAAATTTGGATCTTACCGGAAGTACTTGGGGTAAAACCAAGTTATGATCAAAAGGCCTTTTTTCAAAACGACTTTTCTTGCAGTGACATGGTTTTAGTAGGCTCGCGTAATGGTCGCAACGGATCTGTTTCCATCAACCAAGATGTCGACATGTATGCCGTAAAAGCCACCGACGACGGGGAAAAACTTTTAAAAACCTACCTTCACCGTCACATCTGGATCCAAGTGGTCAAGGGTGATGTGAAAGTAGAAAACGAGACATTGAATTCAGGCGATGGCGCTGGAATTACCGGAGTTGAAAGCCTTCGCATCACATGGACCAAAGGTTCCGAATTCTTAGTCTTTGATTTACCTTAGGAGACGTTATGAAAGAAAATATTCGCGAACTCAGCTTACGACTAAGAAACGTCCACCAACGTTTCTTAGAGCTAGAGCGCCGACAGGCGGAACAAGATCTTGAACGCCGCCTGACTTCGTTTGATTTCTTATTGTATCTGACTCAAGATTATCGCTATGCATGGCTTCAACCTCTTTCGGCTTTGATTGCCGAAATGGACGCCTTCGTGGACGAAACAGAAGTCGTCTCGGCGGAAGACTTTGAACGTCTGCATCTGCAAATTCGCAACCTTTTAGGAAAAAAAGGCACACGTCTAGCGGGTCGATTTACAGAACACTTAGAAAAAGATCCAGAGCTGGTTTTAGCTTATGGATCGTTAAACGAATTTATTAATGCCAACAGAAAGCCAGAGGCGGAGTTATAAAATGGTTACCGGAGTTAGAAAAGAAGGACTTACAGCAGAAATAGCCGTGCGCGATCATCGCCTTATTTCCGGCGTGGTGGAAAAACTGGGCGGCCACGATGAGGGCTTAAATCCCCATGAGCTTTTAGAAGCGGCGTTGGTGGGATGCACGATCATCACGGCCCAAATGTACGCCAATCGCAAAGGCATGAAATTAGAATCCACAGACGTCACCGTAAAGGTGGTTTCTGAAAGTAAAGAGTCTTCGGTCATTAGCCGTGAGGTTTCGTTTCGCGGTGATCTTACCGATGAAGATCGGGCTCGTTTAGCGGAGATTGTGAATAAATGCCCTATTCACAACCTGCTAGAAAGCCAAATTAAAATCGACACAGTTGTAAAGTAATAGACAGCTTCTAAAAGACGCGACTATAGTAAAATCTATGGCGATCTTTCCTAAAGAAGTAATTCAAAAAAGACAAAAGAACGTCGCTGAGGCTCTTAGCGACGTTCTTAAAAATGACGAATGCCTTTTAGTCCTTTCTGGACTTCCAATCGGGAAACCCGGCGGGCTTGATC from Bdellovibrio bacteriovorus encodes:
- a CDS encoding OsmC family protein, with translation MVTGVRKEGLTAEIAVRDHRLISGVVEKLGGHDEGLNPHELLEAALVGCTIITAQMYANRKGMKLESTDVTVKVVSESKESSVISREVSFRGDLTDEDRARLAEIVNKCPIHNLLESQIKIDTVVK
- a CDS encoding SRPBCC family protein, with the protein product MEKTKDIAVNPELDLVLERILPVTRQQVFKAWTTPSSFKNWFCPRPWTVSEAIQELHPGGAFITTMQSPEGQSFPNDGCVLEVIENEKLVFTSTMTRGFRPIQSHLPFTAVIKLEDHPQGTKYTAIAIHQDAAGRKTHSEMGFEQGWGMVIDQMVEEIKKGTI
- a CDS encoding VOC family protein, coding for MNKLTICLGYDTQAEQAVNFYCSVFKDAKIQTKTIVGENEFGGPPGSVRTISFSAMGQDFIAVNGGSYFANLFNDGMSFMINCETQEEIDYYWDKLTADGGKEVQCGWLKDKFGMSWQVVPAMMAHLMADPDQKKSQRVMQEVLKMKKLDIATLKKAYQGN
- a CDS encoding pirin family protein, giving the protein MIQVRRANDRGNAQHGWLNSKHTFSFGEYYDRDFMGFSVLRVINEDRIQGGTGFDTHGHRDMEIISYVIEGALEHKDSMGSDVVIKPGEVQRMSAGTGVRHSEYNHLQDQATHFLQIWILPEVLGVKPSYDQKAFFQNDFSCSDMVLVGSRNGRNGSVSINQDVDMYAVKATDDGEKLLKTYLHRHIWIQVVKGDVKVENETLNSGDGAGITGVESLRITWTKGSEFLVFDLP
- a CDS encoding SRPBCC family protein, whose translation is MAQTVCMPDLSDRPLACFREKVFKFNRSILYHAWTSGLDTWFAAKGSVLMNVEVNAPFFFETAFKPEGADKESRHPHYGRFLKLVENQLIELTWVTGAGGTEGAETVVRIEMHDVENEVLLRVTHAGFRDEKSKDIHQYAWGFVLDKLAEDLEKKYSKLN
- a CDS encoding TetR/AcrR family transcriptional regulator — translated: MERLVKRDSEKTRAQILDVAFIEIYMNSFQAVSVDQIVAKTKMTKGAFFHHFPSKKELGYVLANEYLRDMMEERWIKPLRVYKDPVQGILHCFKKNIVEIPDEFMACGCPLNNLCQEMSTVDPKFREILSSVLGAWIEGTREHLERGKSEGYLKKNLNSQQMAQYIVMAQEGAYGMGKVFRDRKLLQSLHAALKEHLEPYRLGK
- a CDS encoding LLM class flavin-dependent oxidoreductase: MKSLSDTSISVLDLVPYPQGKTISDAFRNTLELSQKAEALGYKRYWMAEHHNLEGIASAATSILIGYVAAHTKTIRVGSGGIMLPNHAPLVIAEQFGTLETLYPGRIDLGLGRAPGSDASTMRALRRDHGARGVDFGELIEELVGYFAPARPDQKVKAIPGNGLEIPIWILGSSLFSAQLAARLGRPYAFAGHFAPGAMEEAFELYRHQFLPSHYLNKPYTMAGISIVAADTNEHAEYLSTSLKQRFVSLIRGNLRQTPPPVKDMRPFWTVQEEATVQSMSRTMIVGDKETVRRKMQDFIDSTQVDELMITSDVYEHSERLHSFEIIADAKKSAL
- a CDS encoding SDR family NAD(P)-dependent oxidoreductase; the protein is MAKGRVVIVTGAGSGIGEATAKRFLKEGAKVAVCDKDFGKLKKAFADYPPDSILLAETDVSREGLVESFVKQVMQKFDHIDVLVNNAGIYYEGTISETPTEQWRKVMDTDVDGVFYMSRACLPYLKKSKGNIINISSLSGLGGDPEAAAYNAAKGAITNLTRAMAIDHGKEGVRVNAICPTFTKTDLTADMFKDKELVKDMVDRIPMGRYGMPEDIASAVYLLASEDAHFITGVNLPVDGGAHASNGQAL